A DNA window from Rhodococcus sp. 4CII contains the following coding sequences:
- a CDS encoding SOS response-associated peptidase has protein sequence MCGRYASTTTDKELRSIFHVDEVVGHELRPSYNIAPTQQIRAVLERAPRDEPDAAPATQLRTLTWGLVPSWSKEAKLGRLINARSESVTERPSFRAAASKRRCLLPADGYFEWEKRDDKKIPHYLHGDGVLAMAGLYELWRDRALPEDDPNAWLWTATILTRPATDALGRIHDRCPVVLPVTFQEHWLDPTLTDKDDVQALLASVPDPVLQTYEVSTAVNSPRNNGPDLLTPVA, from the coding sequence GTGTGCGGCCGCTATGCCAGTACCACCACGGACAAGGAACTGCGCTCGATCTTCCACGTCGACGAGGTCGTCGGTCACGAGCTGCGCCCGTCCTACAACATCGCCCCGACCCAGCAGATCCGGGCGGTCCTCGAACGGGCACCCCGGGACGAGCCGGACGCGGCACCGGCCACACAGCTCAGGACGCTGACCTGGGGATTGGTGCCCTCATGGTCGAAAGAAGCCAAGCTCGGCCGCCTGATCAACGCACGCTCGGAGTCGGTGACCGAACGCCCCTCGTTTCGAGCCGCGGCCTCGAAACGGCGATGCTTATTGCCCGCCGATGGGTACTTCGAGTGGGAGAAACGCGACGACAAGAAGATCCCACATTATTTGCACGGCGACGGGGTGCTCGCGATGGCCGGCCTGTACGAGCTGTGGCGGGACCGTGCGCTGCCCGAGGACGACCCGAATGCCTGGTTGTGGACGGCGACCATCTTGACCCGGCCGGCCACCGATGCGCTCGGACGCATCCACGACCGCTGCCCGGTGGTGTTGCCGGTCACGTTCCAGGAGCACTGGCTCGACCCGACTCTTACCGACAAGGACGATGTCCAGGCGCTACTCGCGTCGGTGCCCGATCCGGTCCTGCAGACCTACGAGGTCAGTACCGCGGTGAATTCCCCGCGCAACAACGGGCCGGACTTACTGACGCCCGTGGCCTGA